From Nicotiana tabacum cultivar K326 chromosome 20, ASM71507v2, whole genome shotgun sequence, one genomic window encodes:
- the LOC107776122 gene encoding uncharacterized protein LOC107776122 — translation MNIGDASSMWTTTANCITEAAREVLAVSKGYSGGHKGDWWWNEEIQGKVKAKKATYLKLMGSTDEEERRLYRECYKKARREAKLVVTAAETAAFERLYEDLGGKRGDRKLRKWQEYFHRLLNEEGDRNIMLGELENSESWRDFGFCRRIKCEEVVVAIRKMSRGNAMGPDEISVEFWKVAGRVGLEWLTSLFNVIFKTKKMPGDWRWSLMIPLYKNKGDIQNCNNYSDIKLLSHTMKYRERKKDLHMVFIDLEKAYDNVPREALWRCLEMLESKGFKLSRSKTEYLECKFSDERHQEEVEVKTDTQVIPTRDSFKYLGSIIQGNGKIDEDVTHCNGVG, via the exons ATGAATATTGGGGACGCGAGTAGTATGTGGACCACGACAGCGAACTGCATTACGGAAGCAGCTAGGGAGGTGTTAGCGGTTTCGAAGGGTTACTCGGGTGGCCACAAGggggactggtggtggaatgaggAGATCCAAGGTAAAGTGAAAGCTAAGAAAGCGACGTATTTGAAGCTAATGGGGAGCACGGACGAGGAAGAGCGGAGATTGTATagggagtgttataagaaggcAAGGAGAGAGGCGAAGCTCGTGGTCACGGCGGCTGAGACTGCAGCTTTTGAAAGATTGTATGAGGATCTTGGGGGCAAAAGAGGGGATAGGAAGCT GCGTAAATGGCAGGAGTACTTCCATAGACTCTTAAACGAGGAAGGGGATAGGAACATCATGCTAGGTGAGTTGGAGAACTCAGAGAGTTGGAGAGATTTTGGATTTTGTAGGCGTATTAAGTGTGAGGAGGTTGTTGTGGCAATACGGAAGATGAGCAGGGGTAACGCGATGGGGCCTGATGAGATCTCGGTAGAATTTTGGAAAGTAGCGGGTAGGGTaggcttggagtggcttactAGCCTGTTTAACGTCATTTTCAAGACAAAGAAGATGCCCGGCGATTGGAGGTGGAGTTTGATGATTCCGTTGTACaaaaacaaaggtgatatccagaacTGCAACAACTATAGCGATATCAAGCTACTGAGTCACACTATGAAG tatagggagaggaaaAAGGACTTGCacatggtgttcattgacctagagAAGGCTTATGACAATGTCCCGAGGGAGGCgttatggagatgtttggag ATGCTggagtccaaaggtttcaagttgagtaggtcgAAAactgaatacttggagtgcaagttcagtgatgAGAGGCATCAAGAAGAAGTGGAAGTGAAGACTGATACTCAAGTCATTCCCACAAgagatagtttcaagtatcttgggtccATAATCCAAGGCAACGGaaagattgacgaggatgttactCACTGCAATGGAGTAGGTTGA
- the LOC107776118 gene encoding protein SUPPRESSOR OF GENE SILENCING 3-like, protein MSSSKRVEKSSNSSGKQKAIWETTTTPMVDDINVGVEDMGLNSDQNDGWVVCARKSKNKGGSSSAGMKQWISQNPTPKAKLGMRNNIVGSLGQGSRNNWSTPNYHPRIPAGRECYTPTPAAVPPALKNGWDWSSVARSNEDQDTYSPVADDVKASCEHDGEDNESDLPDDDSDDELPSDDDFDDHSDVNEMSHEARKESRWFKNLFKCLDSLTVTEINDPERQWHCPACKGGPGAIEWFPGIRSVMIHAKTKGFRMKLHRQLAQLLEEELRQRGTSVVPPGEVYGRWDGGEYEDKEIVWPPTVIIMNTVLERDENDKWIGMGNQELRDYFSYYAAVKTARSSYGPQGHRGISVLIFEATPVGYMEAVLLSEQFSEKGSDRDAWEHNPDRFYPGGKRKLYGYMAEKRDMDNFNRHSHGKSRLKFEIRSLRETVMNPAMQMSEDNQQLIWFKNQATKHQKRAKATEESLRLVSEKHRQTVEENKIVRLRTKMHHERNKEEMEYLEQFFSDQLKMIYDARTAEEDKFEKIQQKQRAMIYQSNATISLAEDHRLRAEKVAKFIKLQDHEMEEFVEERDSLIRAHEDRVAAMRRKYWLQYSEEVVALEKYFDLELAKLMGKYSSKQSEQVNSSDAV, encoded by the coding sequence ATGAGTTCCAGCAAAAGGGTTGAGAAGTCTTCTAATTCATCAGGAAAGCAGAAAGCTATATGGGAAACAACTACTACACCAATGGTCGATGATATAAACGTAGGCGTAGAAGATATGGGGTTGAACTCTGATCAAAATGATGGATGGGTAGTGTGTGCTAGAAAGTCCAAGAACAAGGGTGGAAGTAGCAGTGCTGGAATGAAGCAATGGATTTCTCAGAATCCCACTCCAAAAGCCAAACTGGGAATGCGTAACAATATTGTTGGATCATTAGGACAGGGTTCTAGGAATAACTGGTCTACACCTAATTATCATCCTCGAATACCTGCTGGCAGAGAATGCTACACACCAACACCCGCTGCAGTTCCTCCTGCCCTGAAGAATGGTTGGGATTGGTCATCTGTCGCTCGTTCCAATGAGGACCAAGATACTTATTCCCCTGTCGCTGATGATGTCAAGGCTTCCTGTGAACATGATGGGGAGGATAATGAATCGGATTTGCCTGATGATGACAGTGATGATGAGCTTCCGAGTGATGACGACTTTGATGATCACTCGGATGTAAATGAAATGAGTCATGAGGCACGCAAGGAAAGTCGTTGGTTCAAGAACCTTTTCAAATGTCTTGACAGTTTGACTGTCACTGAGATTAATGATCCGGAACGACAGTGGCACTGCCCTGCATGCAAAGGTGGTCCGGGTGCAATTGAGTGGTTTCCAGGGATACGGTCAGTGATGATCCACGCAAAAACGAAAGGATTTAGGATGAAATTACACAGACAACTTGCTCAACTTTTGGAGGAAGAGCTGCGTCAGAGGGGAACTTCTGTTGTACCTCCAGGTGAAGTGTATGGAAGATGGGATGGCGGCGAATATGAAGATAAGGAAATAGTGTGGCCACCGACGGTGATTATCATGAACACGGTGCTTGAGAGAGATGAAAATGACAAGTGGATTGGAATGGGAAATCAGGAGTTGCGTGATTATTTCAGCTATTATGCTGCTGTCAAGACAGCGCGAAGTTCATATGGTCCACAAGGCCATCGCGGTATCAGTGTATTGATTTTTGAGGCCACTCCCGTGGGATACATGGAGGCTGTACTTCTCAGTGAGCAGTTTTCTGAAAAAGGAAGTGATAGAGATGCATGGGAACACAATCCAGATCGCTTTTATCCTGGGGGGAAACGTAAGCTTTATGGTTACATggcagagaaaagagacatggACAACTTTAACCGTCattcacatgggaaatcaaggCTGAAGTTCGAGATTCGGTCATTGAGAGAAACTGTTATGAATCCAGCGATGCAGATGTCGGAGGATAATCAACAGCTCATATGGTTCAAGAACCAAGCCACTAAGCACCAAAAGCGGGCTAAAGCTACTGAAGAGTCTCTAAGACTGGTGAGTGAAAAGCACCGTCAGACAGTTGAAGAGAACAAGATTGTCAGACTGAGAACTAAGATGCACCATGAACGGAACAAGGAAGAGATGGAGTATCTAGAGCAGTTTTTCAGCGATCAGTTGAAAATGATTTACGATGCCAGGACCGCTGAGGAGGACAAGTTTGAAAAGATACAGCAGAAACAGCGTGCGATGATCTATCAATCTAATGCAACTATTTCCTTGGCTGAGGATCATCGACTCAGGGCAGAGAAAGTTGCGAAATTTATCAAACTTCAGGACCATGAAATGGAAGAATTTGTGGAAGAGAGGGATAGTCTGATAAGAGCTCATGAAGATAGGGTAGCTGCAATGAGACGCAAATACTGGCTGCAATACTCGGAAGAGGTAGTTGCACTTGAGAAGTATTTTGATCTCGAACTGGCTAAGCTGATGGGGAAGTACTCATCAAAGCAATCTGAGCAGGTCAACAGCAGTGATGCCGTGTGA
- the LOC142174255 gene encoding uncharacterized protein LOC142174255, whose amino-acid sequence MRMLRWMCEHTRKDKIRNEVIRDKMEVASMEAKLRESRLRWFGHVRRRNIDASVRSCERLTIAGLRKGRGRPKKYWGEVIRHDMLVLHLTKDMTSDKKVWRSRI is encoded by the coding sequence atgaggatgttgagatggatgtgtgaaCATACCAGGAAAGACAAGATAAGAAATGAAGTTATTAGGGATAAGATGGAAGTGGCATCAATGGAAGCCAAGTTGCGGGAATCGAGGTTGcgatggtttgggcatgtgagAAGGAGAAACATAGATGCCTCGGTTAGGAGCTGTGAGAGGTTGACCATTGCAGGCTTAAGGAAAGGCAGGGGTAGaccaaagaagtattggggagaggtgattagacatGACATGTTAGTGCTTCACCTAACCAAGGACATGACTAGCGAtaagaaggtgtggaggtcgaggatttaA